In the Candidatus Baltobacteraceae bacterium genome, one interval contains:
- a CDS encoding ABC transporter permease: MKQWLFPAIGAITLLLLWQLVVTVFGVPHYIVPAPVAVFDDLVRERKLIASNTIPTALESFFGFLLGNGAAIVVAILFVANRYLRLAYFPIVLFFNTIPILALAPIVVLIFGLGMFPKVVVAAIVCFFPTLVNMIRGLESPTASELDLVRSLNATRVQIFWHLRLPRSVPYLFAALRIAAQASVIGALVGEWIGTNKGLGALIIESTFNYHAERLYAAVFVSSLLAIVFFTIVSLAERRFARFSGLN, from the coding sequence TTGAAACAGTGGCTCTTCCCCGCGATCGGCGCGATCACGCTGCTGCTCCTATGGCAGCTCGTGGTCACGGTCTTCGGTGTGCCACACTACATCGTGCCGGCGCCGGTCGCGGTCTTCGACGATCTCGTTCGCGAGCGAAAACTCATTGCAAGCAACACCATTCCAACGGCGCTGGAAAGCTTCTTCGGATTTCTGCTCGGCAACGGTGCTGCAATAGTCGTTGCCATCCTGTTCGTCGCGAACCGCTACCTACGCTTGGCGTACTTCCCGATCGTGCTCTTCTTCAACACGATACCGATTCTCGCGCTGGCGCCGATCGTCGTGTTGATCTTCGGCCTGGGCATGTTTCCGAAGGTCGTTGTCGCGGCAATCGTGTGCTTCTTCCCGACGCTCGTCAATATGATTCGCGGGCTCGAATCGCCAACGGCAAGCGAACTCGACCTCGTGCGCTCGCTGAACGCGACGCGCGTACAGATTTTTTGGCATCTGCGCCTGCCTCGCTCGGTGCCCTATCTGTTCGCGGCCTTACGGATTGCGGCGCAAGCCAGCGTCATCGGCGCGCTCGTCGGTGAATGGATCGGCACGAACAAAGGCCTGGGCGCGCTGATCATTGAGTCGACCTTCAACTATCACGCCGAGCGGCTTTACGCAGCGGTCTTCGTTTCGTCGCTGCTGGCTATCGTTTTCTTTACAATCGTGAGCCTGGCAGAACGCCGTTTCGCGCGGTTTAGCGGGCTCAACTAG
- a CDS encoding ABC transporter substrate-binding protein → MLPRSRFLAGACGIALMLPARATAAAKVVIQYDWLMSNGQIGDVVALKRGFFRDAGLDVELSPGGPNATAAAPVISGHAQLGQLSDSGQVMFARNSGIPIKIIAAGLRVAPFAFYSLPKNPIRSPHDMIGKRIGIQPTARYVLEAILAKNAIDPAKVAVTDVGADMTPLAAGRVDAITGWITNAKEMSIFSGPLVSLSMESAGLPSYGDTYFATDDAIAKSSDQLARFIRALAQGWDWTYQYPSDAVDIAAAEYPELDSSVEKRIMPTVLRLTFDKDTARDGWGTFRPERLAAQMRAYAAVGLLKNSLRVEDVYSMKILRDTVRAKRG, encoded by the coding sequence GTGCTCCCACGCTCTCGATTCCTCGCCGGCGCCTGCGGTATTGCGCTGATGCTGCCCGCGCGTGCGACCGCTGCGGCGAAGGTTGTCATACAATACGACTGGCTGATGAGTAACGGACAAATCGGCGACGTTGTCGCGCTGAAACGCGGGTTCTTCCGCGACGCCGGGCTCGACGTCGAGCTCTCGCCCGGTGGACCGAACGCGACGGCGGCCGCACCGGTCATCAGCGGGCACGCGCAGCTCGGGCAACTTTCCGATTCCGGACAAGTCATGTTTGCGCGCAACTCGGGGATTCCGATCAAGATCATCGCCGCCGGCTTGCGCGTCGCGCCGTTCGCGTTCTATTCGCTGCCGAAGAATCCGATTCGCAGCCCGCACGACATGATCGGCAAACGCATCGGCATCCAACCGACGGCGCGCTACGTTCTCGAGGCGATCCTCGCGAAAAATGCCATCGATCCCGCGAAGGTCGCCGTAACCGACGTCGGCGCCGACATGACGCCGCTTGCAGCCGGGCGCGTCGACGCGATTACGGGATGGATCACGAACGCGAAAGAGATGTCGATCTTCTCAGGTCCGCTCGTTTCGCTCTCGATGGAGTCGGCCGGATTGCCGTCCTACGGCGATACGTACTTCGCAACAGACGATGCGATCGCGAAAAGCTCCGACCAGCTCGCTCGTTTCATTCGAGCGCTCGCACAAGGCTGGGATTGGACGTACCAGTACCCGAGCGACGCCGTCGATATTGCCGCGGCGGAATATCCCGAGCTAGACTCGAGCGTCGAGAAGCGCATCATGCCCACGGTCTTGCGTCTCACCTTTGATAAAGACACCGCGCGCGACGGCTGGGGAACGTTTCGTCCCGAGCGGCTCGCCGCGCAAATGCGCGCCTATGCAGCGGTCGGGCTTCTGAAAAACTCACTCCGTGTCGAAGACGTCTACTCGATGAAGATCCTTCGCGACACGGTCCGCGCAAAACGCGGTTGA
- a CDS encoding serpin family protein, whose translation MRRKISGVSFLNGSGVWISRQFPGSRKFNARFARKYGGTVSRVSFANGEGQQAIGMWISRLSSGDLRGFPIDPRTLFVIANIQVFDGNWASPFDSKDTRPDTFHGRNGDETAQMMWGHGVSSYRAGKFGEVAALDYNGPYRLLLFLPKNSTDPPLQTFLKQEFGGTFQPWKTSIVLPRLHLNTPELLTRSLEDLGMKSAFGSDADFAPMLGAAEHGYGFMFQDVDLTFDEHGTVAKALTEFPRVKGLLPMRPIRFDRPFAFEIVRTGDHPVTLFEGQVLDVQS comes from the coding sequence ATGCGACGCAAGATAAGTGGCGTCAGTTTCCTCAACGGTTCCGGCGTATGGATTTCAAGACAGTTTCCAGGGTCTCGGAAATTCAACGCGCGCTTTGCGCGCAAATACGGGGGAACTGTCTCTCGGGTGAGCTTTGCGAACGGCGAAGGGCAGCAGGCCATAGGGATGTGGATCTCACGCTTATCTAGCGGCGATCTGCGCGGATTCCCAATCGATCCTCGGACGCTCTTCGTGATCGCAAACATTCAAGTGTTCGATGGAAACTGGGCCTCACCGTTCGATTCGAAAGACACGAGGCCCGACACGTTTCACGGCCGGAATGGTGACGAAACTGCACAGATGATGTGGGGGCACGGCGTGTCGTCGTATCGCGCCGGCAAGTTTGGAGAGGTCGCGGCGCTCGATTACAACGGACCGTACAGGCTGCTCTTGTTTCTTCCGAAAAACTCAACGGATCCACCGCTGCAGACTTTCTTGAAGCAGGAATTCGGTGGAACGTTCCAACCCTGGAAAACGTCGATCGTGTTGCCTCGACTGCATTTGAACACACCGGAGCTATTGACCCGATCGCTCGAGGATTTGGGAATGAAGTCGGCGTTTGGAAGTGACGCTGATTTTGCACCAATGCTCGGAGCGGCCGAACACGGTTATGGATTCATGTTCCAGGACGTCGATTTGACGTTCGACGAGCATGGTACCGTCGCCAAAGCATTAACGGAATTTCCCAGGGTTAAGGGACTGCTCCCCATGCGCCCGATTCGCTTCGATCGTCCGTTTGCATTCGAAATCGTCCGAACCGGCGATCATCCAGTGACACTCTTCGAGGGTCAGGTACTGGACGTGCAGTCGTAG
- a CDS encoding 2-isopropylmalate synthase, protein MDRVIIFDTTLRDGEQSPGAAMTPSARLRIAQMLADAKVDVIEAGFPAASPIVVQSVAEIARHVRGASVAALARTTPGDVDAAWEALKDAEAPRIHTFLATSNLHLEHKLRISHDQAVEATAEAVRRAKKYCSDVEFSAEDATRSNWDFLVRIFSAAIKAGATTISFPDTVGYTMPQEYAALTSYLLERVEGIENAVISVHTHDDLGFAVANALSAVQAGARQIECTINGIGERAGNCSLEEVVVGMRVRKDIYNVDTRFDTSALQKISQQVARATRMPVQKNKAIVGAHAFMHESGIHQDGILKHKGTYEIIEPSSVGVEQTKFSISRNSGKHAVLARVRDIGFVFDRAAETKFLDAFGKLAQTRRVVSDGELVRLAQEATGASLIRPPGRLEEIPASGDHHAGREFASNAIMTSFT, encoded by the coding sequence ATGGACCGCGTGATCATATTCGACACGACCCTGCGCGACGGCGAACAATCGCCGGGTGCGGCGATGACCCCATCCGCACGACTTCGGATTGCGCAGATGCTCGCGGATGCGAAAGTCGACGTGATCGAAGCGGGCTTCCCCGCAGCCTCGCCGATCGTCGTGCAGAGTGTTGCAGAGATCGCCCGGCATGTCCGGGGCGCCTCGGTTGCGGCACTTGCACGGACGACGCCCGGCGACGTCGACGCCGCGTGGGAAGCGCTCAAAGATGCAGAAGCTCCGCGCATCCACACGTTCCTCGCGACCTCGAACCTGCATCTCGAACACAAGCTGCGCATCTCGCACGATCAGGCCGTCGAGGCGACGGCCGAAGCCGTACGGCGCGCTAAGAAATATTGCTCGGACGTCGAGTTTTCGGCGGAAGACGCCACACGCTCGAACTGGGATTTCCTCGTTCGCATCTTTTCGGCCGCGATCAAAGCCGGCGCAACGACGATCAGCTTCCCCGATACGGTCGGTTATACGATGCCGCAAGAGTATGCCGCGTTGACGAGCTATCTGCTCGAACGCGTGGAGGGAATCGAGAACGCGGTGATCAGCGTTCACACGCACGACGATCTCGGCTTCGCCGTTGCAAACGCTCTCTCGGCAGTGCAAGCCGGAGCGCGTCAAATCGAGTGCACGATCAACGGAATCGGTGAGCGCGCCGGAAATTGCTCGCTCGAAGAAGTCGTCGTCGGCATGCGAGTCCGTAAGGACATCTACAACGTCGACACACGCTTCGACACGAGTGCGCTGCAAAAGATCTCGCAGCAGGTCGCTCGCGCCACGCGCATGCCGGTGCAAAAGAACAAGGCCATCGTCGGTGCGCACGCCTTCATGCACGAATCGGGGATTCACCAAGACGGTATTCTCAAGCACAAAGGCACGTATGAGATCATCGAGCCGAGCTCGGTCGGCGTCGAGCAAACGAAATTCTCGATCTCGCGCAACTCCGGGAAGCACGCCGTGCTGGCACGCGTGCGCGACATCGGGTTCGTCTTCGACCGCGCTGCCGAGACGAAATTCTTGGACGCCTTCGGCAAGCTCGCGCAGACCCGGAGAGTCGTCTCCGACGGCGAATTGGTGCGGCTCGCACAGGAAGCCACCGGGGCATCGCTCATTCGGCCGCCTGGTCGCTTAGAGGAAATCCCGGCGTCCGGCGATCACCATGCGGGTCGTGAATTCGCGAGCAACGCGATCATGACGAGCTTTACCTAA
- the ilvC gene encoding ketol-acid reductoisomerase, which yields MQAYYDKDADSSVLEKKRIAVIGYGSQGNAQARCLADSGLDVVVGLREGSSSSDTVKGHGLAAKSIPDAVRGADVVMILIPDEEQAVIYARDIAPNLKDGVYLGFSHGFAIRFGTIVPKTNVNVFMVAPKAPGRLVRSEYEAGRGTPSLIAVHQDPAKNTRAIALAYAVAIGAGKAGIIETTFSEETETDLFGEQAVLCGGVSELIHAGFETLVEAGYAPEMAYFECCHEMKLIVDLIYERGIEGMRNGVSNTAKYGDYTRGTRIITEESRKAMRKMLEEIRSGAFAQEWVAEHAAGKPRFDEFRKKGHAHPIESIGRRLRAMMPWMPKEKEPASVS from the coding sequence ATGCAAGCCTATTACGATAAAGACGCCGATTCGAGCGTTCTTGAAAAAAAGCGCATTGCCGTTATCGGTTACGGCAGCCAAGGGAACGCGCAGGCGCGCTGTCTTGCAGACTCAGGGCTCGACGTCGTCGTCGGACTTCGCGAGGGTTCGTCATCGTCTGATACGGTGAAAGGCCACGGCTTGGCCGCGAAGAGCATTCCCGACGCGGTCCGCGGCGCGGATGTTGTGATGATCCTCATCCCCGATGAGGAGCAAGCGGTGATCTACGCGCGCGATATCGCGCCGAATCTCAAAGACGGCGTGTATCTCGGATTCTCGCACGGCTTCGCGATTCGTTTCGGAACGATTGTCCCCAAGACAAACGTGAACGTGTTCATGGTGGCCCCCAAAGCACCGGGACGGCTCGTGCGCTCGGAGTACGAAGCAGGTCGCGGCACGCCTTCGCTGATCGCGGTCCATCAAGACCCCGCGAAAAACACGCGCGCGATCGCACTCGCGTACGCCGTCGCGATTGGTGCCGGCAAAGCCGGCATCATCGAGACGACATTCTCGGAAGAGACCGAAACCGATCTGTTCGGCGAGCAAGCCGTGCTGTGCGGCGGAGTCTCGGAGCTGATCCACGCGGGATTCGAAACGCTCGTCGAAGCCGGCTACGCGCCGGAGATGGCGTACTTCGAGTGCTGCCACGAGATGAAGCTGATCGTCGACCTCATCTACGAACGCGGCATCGAAGGCATGCGCAACGGCGTGAGCAACACGGCAAAGTACGGTGATTATACGCGCGGGACGCGCATCATCACCGAAGAGTCGCGCAAAGCAATGCGCAAGATGCTTGAAGAGATTCGCAGCGGCGCGTTCGCGCAGGAGTGGGTCGCCGAGCATGCGGCCGGCAAACCTCGCTTCGATGAATTTCGCAAGAAGGGGCACGCCCATCCGATCGAATCGATCGGACGCCGTCTGCGTGCGATGATGCCGTGGATGCCGAAAGAAAAGGAGCCCGCCTCGGTTTCCTAA
- a CDS encoding homoaconitate hydratase family protein: protein MGRTLLQKVWDAHVVEELPGDNALLAIDRIIAIEITTPQPAAEIAERFGDRLFDASSIVAIIDHISPAKDTETAIQAQALRKWAKAHDVVFYDVGNNGICHVVIPERGWVEPGITLICGDSHTCTHGAFGAFALGIGSSVQCGAMLAGAIIQKRPKVIRINVEGKLHPGATAKDLALTVISTLGFQGGTGAVLEYHGSAIRALSMEERMTLCNMAIEAGATTGMIEPDETTIEYLRGREAQPKGEAFEKKAAFWRTLRADPDAVYVRTLDIDASKIRTVVSWGTNPGESVSIDSVVPNGDASSLEYMDLKPGTPMRGIEIDQAFIGSCTNARISDLRAAAEIFKGRKVAVPTIVTPGSQAVKRQAEREGLHDVFQDAGALWTHSSCGPCLGMSMGVVAPGMRIISSTNRNFRNRMGTGGRVHLATPVVVAASAILGRIGTPDELPVEVPA, encoded by the coding sequence ATGGGTCGTACGCTTTTACAAAAAGTCTGGGATGCGCACGTCGTCGAGGAGCTTCCGGGCGATAACGCGCTGCTTGCCATCGATCGCATCATTGCAATCGAAATCACGACGCCGCAACCGGCGGCAGAGATCGCCGAACGTTTCGGCGATCGTCTGTTCGATGCGTCGTCGATCGTCGCGATCATCGATCACATCTCGCCTGCGAAAGACACCGAGACGGCCATTCAAGCGCAGGCGCTGCGCAAGTGGGCCAAGGCGCATGACGTCGTGTTTTACGACGTCGGCAACAACGGCATCTGTCACGTCGTCATTCCCGAACGGGGTTGGGTCGAGCCGGGGATTACGCTCATTTGCGGCGATTCGCACACGTGCACGCACGGTGCGTTCGGTGCTTTTGCGCTCGGCATCGGTTCGAGCGTACAGTGCGGCGCGATGCTGGCCGGCGCGATCATTCAAAAGCGGCCGAAAGTCATCCGGATCAACGTCGAGGGCAAGCTTCACCCGGGCGCGACCGCAAAAGATCTCGCGCTTACGGTAATCTCGACCCTCGGATTTCAGGGCGGGACCGGTGCGGTTCTCGAGTATCACGGCAGCGCGATTCGCGCGCTCTCGATGGAAGAGCGCATGACGCTCTGCAATATGGCGATCGAAGCCGGCGCAACGACCGGAATGATCGAGCCGGATGAAACGACGATTGAATATCTGCGCGGACGTGAAGCGCAACCGAAGGGTGAAGCCTTCGAGAAGAAAGCGGCATTCTGGCGCACGCTGCGCGCCGATCCAGACGCGGTCTACGTGCGCACGCTGGATATCGACGCTTCGAAGATTCGAACTGTCGTTTCGTGGGGCACGAATCCCGGTGAATCCGTTTCGATCGATTCCGTGGTGCCGAACGGTGACGCGTCAAGTCTCGAATACATGGATCTCAAGCCGGGGACGCCGATGCGCGGCATCGAGATCGATCAAGCCTTCATCGGCTCGTGCACGAACGCGCGCATCTCCGATTTGCGTGCCGCTGCAGAGATTTTCAAGGGCCGCAAAGTTGCGGTACCGACGATTGTTACGCCGGGCTCGCAAGCCGTAAAGCGTCAGGCCGAACGCGAAGGATTGCACGACGTCTTCCAGGATGCGGGGGCGCTGTGGACGCACTCGTCGTGCGGTCCGTGTCTGGGCATGTCGATGGGCGTGGTCGCACCTGGGATGCGCATCATCTCGAGCACGAACCGCAATTTCCGCAATCGCATGGGGACGGGCGGCCGCGTGCATCTGGCGACGCCGGTCGTCGTTGCGGCGAGCGCGATTCTCGGCCGCATCGGAACACCCGACGAACTGCCCGTGGAAGTACCGGCATGA